The following coding sequences are from one Collimonas arenae window:
- a CDS encoding nucleotide pyrophosphohydrolase, whose amino-acid sequence MAEQTASGDFATIRETIRTFVDERDWDQFHTPKNLSSALCVEAAELLEHFQWLQTGSREELGAAKLEQVRHEMADVLVYLVRLADKLDVDLNAAVSEKMVLNRAKYPADKVRGDARKYDEYKDYKGT is encoded by the coding sequence ATGGCAGAGCAAACAGCGAGCGGCGATTTTGCCACGATCCGCGAAACGATCCGTACCTTCGTCGACGAGCGCGACTGGGATCAATTTCATACGCCGAAGAACCTGTCTTCCGCGTTGTGCGTCGAAGCCGCAGAGTTGCTAGAACACTTTCAATGGCTGCAAACCGGCAGCCGCGAGGAACTTGGCGCCGCCAAGCTGGAGCAGGTCAGGCACGAAATGGCCGACGTACTGGTTTATCTGGTGCGGCTGGCCGACAAGCTCGATGTCGATCTTAATGCGGCCGTGTCCGAGAAAATGGTGTTGAACCGCGCCAAATATCCGGCCGACAAGGTGCGCGGGGATGCGCGCAAATATGATGAGTACAAGGACTATAAGGGCACCTGA
- a CDS encoding DinB family protein → MNSSNLLATLFEYKAWANDTLFTALLDLSPETQQRERHDATRILNHVYVVDRIFEANLQRQAHQYKGLNTPETPTLEDLRAAMRETDRWLLAYAKNVSESELAEIIDFTFVDGKPGRMSRSEMLLHVITHGNYHRGAVGRILAQLGLPPQRDTLTVFLHRPEAARA, encoded by the coding sequence ATGAACTCATCAAACCTGCTCGCTACTCTCTTTGAATACAAAGCCTGGGCCAACGACACGTTGTTCACGGCGCTGCTCGACTTGTCGCCGGAAACGCAACAGCGTGAACGGCATGACGCCACGCGCATCCTAAATCATGTCTATGTGGTGGACCGCATTTTCGAAGCCAATCTGCAGCGCCAAGCGCATCAATACAAGGGATTGAATACGCCTGAAACGCCGACGCTGGAAGACTTGCGCGCGGCAATGCGGGAAACCGATCGCTGGTTGCTCGCCTATGCCAAGAATGTATCGGAATCCGAGTTGGCCGAGATTATCGATTTCACCTTTGTCGATGGCAAGCCAGGCCGGATGTCGCGCAGTGAGATGCTGTTGCATGTCATCACGCACGGCAATTATCATCGCGGCGCGGTTGGACGCATCCTGGCGCAGCTGGGTTTGCCGCCGCAACGCGATACGCTGACGGTTTTCCTGCATCGGCCTGAAGCTGCTCGTGCGTAA